The Romeriopsis navalis LEGE 11480 genome window below encodes:
- a CDS encoding adenine phosphoribosyltransferase: protein MDIKALIRDIPDFPQPGIIFRDITTLLRDPQGLKYTLDLLSEQCAPLRPDYIVGMESRGFIFATPLAYQLNAGFVPVRKPGKLPAAAYSQEYALEYGTDRLELHKDAIPAGSRVLITDDVIATGGTAAATAKLIQQTGGELVGFAFLSELTFLKGRQALPDVPVISLIEY, encoded by the coding sequence ATGGACATCAAAGCCCTGATTCGCGATATTCCTGATTTTCCTCAGCCGGGGATCATATTTCGTGACATCACGACTTTACTGCGCGATCCCCAAGGATTGAAGTACACCCTCGACTTACTGAGCGAGCAATGTGCCCCGTTGCGACCGGACTATATCGTTGGCATGGAATCCCGCGGATTTATCTTCGCCACACCGTTGGCCTACCAGTTAAATGCCGGGTTTGTCCCCGTGCGAAAACCCGGAAAATTGCCGGCCGCCGCATACTCCCAAGAGTATGCACTCGAATATGGCACCGATCGTTTAGAACTGCATAAAGATGCCATTCCGGCAGGGAGCCGGGTGCTGATTACGGATGATGTGATTGCCACGGGTGGAACGGCCGCGGCCACCGCCAAGTTGATTCAGCAAACGGGCGGCGAGCTTGTGGGCTTTGCCTTTCTGAGTGAATTAACCTTTCTCAAGGGTCGCCAAGCGCTGCCCGATGTGCCAGTCATTTCATTGATTGAATATTAA